The Phycisphaerae bacterium genome has a window encoding:
- the fliJ gene encoding flagellar export protein FliJ: protein MAAFKFRLEPILKLRKLRQEQQERKVAQRVALLVRARDQLAAVDQQIEQHYESIRQTDLVGTLSPDRLIGDRRYLNHLHVVRHTEMQSLAGAQKLVDEAKLELAEAKKQTDIMEKLKERTRERFMAELRRKETLALDDVATSKYAWRRQMGDEDTDA from the coding sequence ATGGCGGCATTCAAATTCAGGCTGGAACCAATCCTCAAGCTTCGCAAGCTCCGCCAGGAGCAGCAGGAGCGGAAGGTTGCCCAGCGCGTCGCGCTGCTTGTCCGGGCCCGTGACCAACTGGCCGCCGTCGATCAGCAGATCGAGCAGCACTACGAGAGCATCCGTCAGACGGACCTGGTTGGAACGCTGAGTCCGGACCGCCTCATCGGCGACCGCCGTTACCTGAACCACCTGCACGTGGTGCGGCACACGGAAATGCAGTCGCTGGCCGGCGCCCAGAAGCTGGTGGACGAGGCGAAGCTGGAACTGGCCGAGGCCAAGAAGCAGACGGACATCATGGAAAAACTCAAGGAGCGGACCCGCGAGCGTTTCATGGCCGAGTTGCGGCGCAAGGAAACGCTGGCCCTGGACGACGTGGCGACGTCCAAGTACGCGTGGCGCCGCCAGATGGGCGATGAGGATACCGACGCATGA
- a CDS encoding FliI/YscN family ATPase — MTTMFARQHELLEQISPFGLTGVVTGVAGLTVTADDLPVPVGSQCQIVRRTGRPLLGEVVGFKDSQTVIMPYDELVGVARGDRVRCTSSLQHVPVGMSMLGRVLDGFGQPVDGLGEICPQDYYPLTNAAPSATTRKRITEPLGTGIRVIDSLLTCGKGQRMGIFAGPGVGKSILLGMIARYTSADVIVIGLVGERGKEVRDFLDRDLTEEGRKRAVVVVSTSDQSPVLRIRATMAATSIAEYYRDQGLNVLLLVDSLTRLAMAQRQIGLAAGEPPATKGYTPSVFAMLPKLLERAGQSDQGSITGFYTVLVEGDDITEPVSDAVRGILDGHVWLSRSLANRGHYPAISVLESVSRVMPDVVDSPHRDVASRIKRLIAIFNDVEDLVNIGAYVPGSNPEIDLAVRTHPAIDNFVRQGMRDRVLFGQAKKALLELNAKIDQEAQNAHGKRSGSAQPAGKE, encoded by the coding sequence ATGACCACGATGTTCGCCCGACAACACGAACTGCTCGAGCAGATCAGCCCGTTCGGGCTGACCGGTGTGGTTACCGGCGTGGCGGGCCTGACGGTCACCGCGGACGATTTGCCGGTGCCGGTCGGGTCGCAGTGCCAGATCGTTCGGCGGACGGGGCGTCCGCTGCTGGGCGAGGTGGTCGGCTTCAAGGACAGCCAGACCGTCATCATGCCCTACGACGAACTGGTCGGTGTCGCCCGGGGAGATCGCGTTCGCTGCACGAGCAGTCTGCAGCACGTGCCGGTGGGCATGTCGATGCTGGGACGCGTGCTGGACGGGTTCGGGCAGCCGGTCGACGGCCTGGGCGAGATTTGCCCGCAGGATTACTACCCGTTGACCAATGCCGCCCCTTCGGCCACCACGCGGAAACGCATCACCGAGCCGCTGGGCACGGGCATCCGCGTGATCGATTCGCTGTTGACCTGCGGCAAGGGCCAGCGCATGGGCATCTTCGCCGGGCCGGGCGTGGGCAAGAGCATCCTGCTGGGCATGATTGCCCGGTACACTTCAGCCGACGTGATCGTGATCGGCCTGGTCGGCGAGCGGGGCAAGGAGGTTCGCGACTTCCTCGATCGCGATCTGACCGAAGAGGGGCGCAAGCGGGCGGTGGTCGTCGTCAGCACCTCGGACCAGTCGCCGGTGTTGCGTATCCGGGCGACCATGGCGGCGACGTCGATCGCCGAGTACTACCGCGACCAGGGGCTCAACGTGCTCTTGCTGGTTGACTCGCTGACCCGCTTGGCGATGGCCCAGCGGCAGATCGGGCTCGCCGCGGGCGAGCCGCCGGCGACCAAGGGCTATACGCCCAGCGTCTTTGCCATGCTGCCCAAACTCCTCGAACGGGCCGGGCAGTCGGATCAGGGTTCGATCACCGGCTTCTATACCGTGCTCGTCGAGGGTGACGATATTACCGAACCGGTCAGCGACGCGGTCCGCGGAATCCTCGACGGCCACGTCTGGCTGTCGCGGTCGCTGGCCAACCGCGGACACTATCCGGCGATCTCGGTGCTCGAAAGCGTCAGTCGCGTGATGCCGGACGTGGTGGACTCGCCGCACCGGGACGTGGCCTCGCGGATCAAGCGGCTGATCGCGATCTTCAACGACGTCGAGGACCTGGTCAACATCGGGGCCTACGTGCCGGGCAGCAATCCGGAGATCGATCTGGCGGTGCGAACGCACCCGGCCATCGACAACTTCGTGCGCCAGGGCATGCGGGACCGGGTGCTCTTTGGCCAGGCCAAAAAGGCGCTGCTCGAACTCAACGCAAAGATCGACCAGGAAGCCCAGAATGCCCACGGCAAGCGCAGCGGGTCGGCACAGCCGGCGGGAAAGGAATAG
- the fliG gene encoding flagellar motor switch protein FliG, translating to MDDKRLSGIRKAAILLLTVSEDAAAEILKRLDRDSVTDVTREIAGLGQVKPDLCNSVVEEFYNLALAQSYAEQGGILLAKTLLEQSLPKEEAERVMEHIEQTVNATPFAFLHKAESENLLTFIQDEHPQTIALILSHLPPEKAGEVLGGLSQEKQSEVVVRIARMEQTNPEVIREVERGLEGRLSAIVSQTFEKAGGVETVASILNLADRTTEKAILEQLETVDPELVEQIRRLMFVFEDINLVDDRGIQTVLKEVDNSDLALALKTASEELKEKIFRNMSERAAAMINEEMEYMGPVRLADVEAAQQKIVDIVRRLDDAGEIVIAGRGGAGDIIV from the coding sequence GTGGATGACAAGCGGCTTTCCGGGATCCGGAAGGCGGCGATCCTGCTGCTGACGGTTTCGGAGGACGCGGCGGCCGAGATCCTCAAGCGGCTGGACCGGGACTCGGTGACGGACGTGACGCGGGAGATCGCCGGGCTCGGGCAGGTCAAGCCGGACCTGTGCAACTCGGTGGTCGAGGAGTTCTACAACCTCGCCCTCGCCCAGTCGTACGCCGAGCAGGGCGGCATCCTGCTGGCCAAGACCCTTTTGGAACAGTCGCTGCCGAAGGAAGAGGCCGAGCGGGTGATGGAGCACATCGAGCAGACGGTCAACGCCACGCCGTTCGCGTTTCTGCACAAGGCTGAGAGCGAAAACCTCCTGACGTTCATCCAGGACGAGCACCCTCAGACGATCGCGCTGATCCTCTCGCACCTGCCGCCGGAGAAGGCGGGCGAGGTGCTCGGCGGTTTGTCGCAGGAGAAGCAGTCGGAGGTGGTGGTGCGGATCGCCCGGATGGAGCAGACGAATCCGGAGGTGATCCGCGAGGTCGAGCGAGGCCTGGAAGGGCGGCTTTCGGCGATCGTGTCGCAGACGTTCGAGAAGGCCGGCGGAGTCGAGACGGTGGCGAGCATCCTGAACCTGGCCGATCGGACCACGGAGAAGGCGATCCTGGAGCAGCTCGAGACGGTCGATCCGGAGCTGGTCGAGCAGATCCGCCGGCTGATGTTCGTGTTCGAGGACATCAACCTGGTGGACGACCGCGGCATTCAGACGGTGCTCAAGGAGGTGGACAACTCGGACCTGGCGTTGGCCCTCAAGACGGCTTCGGAAGAGCTCAAGGAGAAGATCTTCCGCAACATGTCGGAGCGGGCGGCGGCGATGATCAACGAGGAGATGGAGTACATGGGTCCGGTGCGGCTGGCCGACGTGGAAGCGGCGCAGCAGAAGATCGTGGACATTGTTCGGCGGCTCGACGACGCCGGCGAGATCGTGATCGCCGGTCGCGGCGGAGCCGGCGACATCATTGTGTAA
- the fliE gene encoding flagellar hook-basal body complex protein FliE, whose protein sequence is MVDKLEFLNNLSKVRPTQGGQGVGGAGGAGSADGKDFKQQLLDSISEVNRLQQEAQTATEKLATGQATNVAEVFSAVRKADVAFSLLMQIRNQLVDAYTEIRNMRM, encoded by the coding sequence ATGGTGGATAAACTGGAATTTCTGAACAACCTGAGCAAGGTCCGGCCGACCCAGGGCGGCCAGGGAGTCGGTGGGGCGGGTGGAGCGGGCTCGGCCGACGGCAAGGACTTCAAGCAGCAGTTGCTCGACAGTATCAGCGAGGTCAACCGTCTGCAGCAGGAGGCGCAGACGGCGACCGAAAAACTGGCCACGGGTCAGGCGACCAACGTGGCTGAGGTGTTCTCGGCGGTGCGGAAGGCGGACGTCGCCTTCTCGCTGCTGATGCAGATACGGAACCAGTTGGTGGATGCGTATACGGAGATACGCAACATGCGGATGTGA
- the flgC gene encoding flagellar basal body rod protein FlgC, whose product MFTSLDISTSGMVAQRTRMDVVAGNLAMSDVTEDEYGRPNPYRRRFVVFRPGSSAGDGLGVTVASVEQDPSDFRLKYEPGHKHAIASGPNAGHVQYPNIDPTFEYINAIEAGRAYEANLAAYELSKSMIANSMRLLA is encoded by the coding sequence ATGTTTACGAGTTTGGACATCAGCACGAGCGGGATGGTCGCCCAGCGGACGCGGATGGACGTGGTCGCGGGAAACCTGGCCATGTCCGACGTGACCGAGGACGAATACGGCAGGCCCAATCCGTACCGCCGTCGGTTCGTGGTATTTCGTCCCGGTTCGTCGGCCGGCGACGGTTTGGGCGTGACGGTGGCCAGCGTCGAACAGGACCCTTCGGACTTCCGGCTCAAGTACGAGCCGGGCCACAAGCACGCGATCGCCTCGGGTCCCAACGCCGGTCATGTGCAGTATCCGAATATTGATCCTACGTTCGAGTACATCAACGCGATCGAAGCGGGCCGGGCGTATGAGGCGAACCTGGCGGCGTACGAACTGTCCAAGTCGATGATCGCCAATTCGATGCGGCTGCTCGCGTGA
- a CDS encoding flagellar basal body rod protein FlgB, producing MSGLLDMPEIGVLERVATFCQARHELLANNIANIDTPGYKCQDLDCEAFQSDLQRMVEQRKSGQTTIDREPQIDHDQYLLFHDGNNRSVEKQVSEMARNGIMHNVAMELLRSRFHLLDTAIRMRF from the coding sequence ATGTCAGGGCTGTTGGACATGCCGGAGATAGGCGTTCTGGAGCGGGTGGCAACGTTTTGCCAGGCCCGCCACGAACTGCTGGCGAATAACATCGCCAACATCGATACGCCCGGCTACAAGTGCCAGGACCTGGACTGCGAGGCGTTTCAGTCGGACCTGCAGCGGATGGTCGAGCAGCGGAAATCCGGACAGACGACGATTGACCGGGAACCTCAGATCGACCATGACCAGTACCTGCTGTTCCACGACGGCAACAACCGCAGCGTCGAAAAGCAGGTTTCGGAGATGGCCCGGAACGGAATCATGCACAACGTGGCGATGGAACTGCTTCGGAGCCGGTTCCATCTGCTGGACACGGCGATCCGGATGCGGTTCTAG
- a CDS encoding sigma-54-dependent Fis family transcriptional regulator, protein MATIAVIDDQELMRDSLMHTLGRAGYRVRTFDQAASAFETVRKGPFDLVITDLKMPGMDGVELLRRLRAAGQDLPVILMTAYGTVATAVEAMKLGAYDYIQKPFEAEEIELLVERAMQQRELQRENEALRRTVGDLCRGRELIGESEAMRQLRRQIAQLARSEATVLVEGESGTGKEMVSRAIHAASARSGKPLLCLNCAALSENLLESELFGHEKGAFTGADKLRRGRFELADGGTLLLDEISEIPLTLQAKLLRVLQEKQFERVGSSVTRDADVRVIATTNRNLRQWVHQGAFREDLYYRLSVLPIHIPPLRQRRDDIVMLAEHFLERLARRDDRAQARLDAEAMSLLESYAWPGNVRELENLIERAWVLSCGERISAEMIEPWLRGPERADTELSGRPGHLLEDMERDLILKTLAEHDGHRARTARALGIGLRTLGLKLKRWKEDGVEMNYAGAGFAREAQYVR, encoded by the coding sequence ATGGCAACGATTGCGGTGATTGATGACCAGGAACTGATGCGGGATTCGCTGATGCACACGCTCGGGCGGGCCGGATACCGGGTTCGCACGTTCGATCAGGCCGCCTCGGCCTTCGAGACGGTCCGCAAGGGCCCGTTCGACCTGGTGATCACGGACCTGAAGATGCCGGGCATGGACGGCGTCGAGCTGCTGCGGCGGCTTCGGGCGGCCGGGCAGGACCTGCCGGTGATTCTGATGACCGCCTACGGGACGGTGGCCACCGCGGTCGAGGCGATGAAGCTGGGTGCCTATGACTACATTCAAAAGCCCTTCGAGGCCGAGGAAATTGAACTGCTGGTCGAGCGGGCGATGCAGCAGCGCGAGCTTCAGCGGGAGAACGAGGCCCTGCGCCGCACGGTGGGCGACCTGTGCCGCGGCCGCGAACTGATCGGCGAATCGGAGGCGATGCGGCAGCTTCGCCGGCAGATCGCCCAACTGGCCCGCAGCGAGGCCACGGTGCTGGTGGAAGGCGAGAGCGGGACGGGCAAGGAGATGGTTTCGCGGGCCATTCACGCCGCCTCGGCCCGGTCGGGCAAGCCGCTGCTGTGCCTCAACTGCGCGGCCCTCTCGGAAAATCTGCTGGAGAGCGAGCTGTTCGGGCACGAAAAGGGGGCCTTTACCGGGGCCGACAAGCTTCGCCGGGGACGTTTCGAACTCGCCGACGGCGGGACGCTGTTGCTGGACGAGATCTCGGAAATACCGTTGACCCTCCAAGCCAAGTTGCTGCGTGTGCTGCAGGAGAAGCAATTCGAACGCGTCGGCAGCAGCGTGACCCGCGACGCCGACGTCCGGGTCATCGCCACGACCAACCGGAATCTCCGCCAATGGGTGCATCAGGGAGCGTTCCGGGAAGACCTGTACTACCGGCTCAGCGTCCTGCCGATCCATATCCCGCCGCTTCGCCAACGGCGGGACGACATCGTGATGCTGGCGGAGCATTTCCTCGAGCGTCTGGCCCGCCGGGACGATCGGGCTCAGGCCCGCCTGGACGCTGAGGCGATGAGCCTGCTCGAGAGCTACGCATGGCCGGGCAACGTCCGCGAACTGGAGAACCTGATCGAGCGGGCGTGGGTGCTCAGTTGCGGTGAGCGGATCTCGGCTGAGATGATTGAGCCGTGGCTTCGCGGACCGGAGCGGGCCGACACGGAACTGAGCGGACGGCCCGGGCACCTGCTGGAGGATATGGAACGCGACCTGATCCTCAAGACGCTGGCCGAGCACGACGGCCACCGGGCCCGGACGGCCAGGGCTCTGGGCATCGGCCTGCGGACGCTGGGCCTGAAGTTGAAACGTTGGAAGGAAGACGGGGTCGAGATGAACTACGCCGGCGCAGGTTTTGCGCGGGAGGCGCAATATGTGCGATAG
- a CDS encoding sensor histidine kinase, giving the protein MSETLAKLNLTEDELLGLLTSYNEATEKLRESHDVLQREVRRLRSELASKNRQLERRKRLAALGEMAAGLAHEIRNPLGGIRLYADLLKRDLRELGGSVDLADKIISGVRMLESLVSEVLALTHTVEPRMHEADLVAVVQGATGLLGDLVAARGTQLSYRGPAQTTVVCDRDMMQRAVLNVVRNAIEAAGEGGVVAVALSRRGGRVTLSVGDSGPGIAPEVADRIFNPFFTTKDNGTGLGLAIVHRIVEAHEGAVAVGRSEMGGAQVTIKLPVKGSSKRTDQQEEDDGNDCGD; this is encoded by the coding sequence ATGAGCGAGACGTTGGCGAAACTCAATCTGACGGAAGACGAACTGCTCGGGCTGCTGACCAGTTACAACGAGGCGACGGAGAAGCTTCGCGAGAGCCACGACGTCCTGCAGCGGGAGGTCCGCCGGCTGCGTTCGGAACTGGCCAGTAAGAACCGCCAGCTCGAACGGCGTAAGCGCCTGGCGGCCTTGGGCGAGATGGCGGCCGGCCTGGCCCACGAGATTCGGAATCCGCTGGGCGGGATTCGGCTTTACGCCGATTTGCTGAAGCGAGATCTTCGCGAGTTGGGCGGTTCGGTGGACCTGGCCGACAAGATCATCAGCGGCGTCCGCATGCTCGAGTCGCTGGTTTCGGAAGTGCTGGCCCTGACCCACACGGTCGAGCCGCGGATGCACGAGGCGGATCTCGTGGCGGTCGTGCAGGGAGCGACCGGGTTGCTCGGTGATCTGGTCGCGGCGCGCGGAACGCAGCTTTCGTATCGTGGACCGGCCCAGACGACGGTGGTCTGCGACCGCGATATGATGCAGCGGGCGGTGCTCAACGTGGTGCGCAACGCCATCGAGGCTGCGGGCGAAGGCGGCGTGGTGGCGGTCGCCCTCTCGCGGCGCGGCGGGCGCGTGACGCTGAGCGTCGGCGACAGCGGTCCGGGAATCGCCCCGGAAGTCGCCGACCGGATCTTCAATCCATTCTTCACCACCAAGGACAACGGGACCGGCCTTGGTCTGGCGATCGTGCATCGGATCGTGGAGGCCCACGAGGGGGCCGTCGCGGTCGGGCGCAGCGAGATGGGCGGAGCCCAGGTGACGATCAAGCTGCCGGTCAAGGGATCAAGCAAACGGACGGATCAACAGGAAGAGGACGATGGCAACGATTGCGGTGATTGA
- a CDS encoding flagellar protein FlgN, whose amino-acid sequence MEQVESPSAIGPELLKLLKQQRECYEQLQHLAQQQRALIKAEDSEALLALLGQRQRIVETIGKVHRQLAPYQQDWERVREQLDDECRREIEQLLGELQEMLNLLLTHDQEDCQELFSRKQQVAGKITAASKGRAATQAYGGGQAGRPTSNGAGLNLEISG is encoded by the coding sequence GTGGAACAAGTGGAAAGCCCCTCAGCCATCGGCCCTGAGCTTCTGAAGCTCCTGAAGCAACAGAGGGAGTGCTACGAGCAACTCCAGCACCTGGCCCAGCAGCAGCGGGCCCTGATCAAAGCCGAGGACTCCGAGGCGCTGCTGGCCCTGCTCGGGCAACGCCAGCGGATCGTCGAGACGATCGGCAAGGTGCACCGTCAGTTGGCCCCGTACCAGCAGGACTGGGAGCGGGTCAGGGAACAGCTCGACGACGAGTGCCGCCGGGAGATCGAGCAGCTTTTGGGTGAGCTTCAGGAGATGCTCAACCTGCTGCTGACCCACGATCAGGAGGACTGCCAGGAGCTGTTTTCGCGCAAGCAGCAGGTGGCTGGAAAGATCACCGCGGCTTCGAAGGGCCGGGCGGCGACGCAGGCGTACGGCGGCGGACAGGCGGGTCGTCCGACGTCGAACGGCGCGGGCCTGAACTTGGAGATCAGCGGGTAA
- a CDS encoding tetratricopeptide repeat protein gives MKPRWLNILLKDLSDKWQIPALIVALVLTGLGVVKLFSSQKKLSTAEYASLCEELLSRGRHFDSAKLGLHLLAERDLEEDQARHLHHLVALALYRGEMSQRTPRPKILMLAQQHLTASAEGRPLTLDELVISAQIAEVLGRYRLAVDHLKMALELDGCDRIALLSSLVRLFPKTGHGLDEEYDAVLDALLAEPHLAGSELAWAAGLKAERLFGQGRFDEAVTLIREVLSRVTEQDERDELEYALAFGEYSKGDIDTAERSLRNILDRLETRGDLEARTTLLLGRLCLQDDRPEEALAFFHDVMTYHPGSEYALAGLVGRAAALARVHRFEASRMAYDQAFALLAKVGHNRLMNREDVVASIASVAGKLADGGNLEEALPFAQLEYDQTAVEDERVRHELLGQIAVWHRQVAEDLSGRLAKVGSPELAAELRERASRHYREAADDFISLSHGRGMADRASADALWEAVTCYDLAGDGSMATSMLELFVASWPADPHLAEALSRLGQLYQGRGEPEKAIEQYQRLIDEYPRTLPALRAMVLTAQCLMTLGPEHYGEAETLLRTMVDDTSNQQQLDPSALEFREALFLLGKLCYFQERYEECAARLEESLQRYPDDRACPEARFLIAQSYRRLAEEHLRQVDRTNDRELKSQLLLNWKTSLVRASELYLDAMRSLDSLADLSDLENTYLKLSYLYYADCLYDLGDYDESVRAYKRVVDHYERDQIALAAYLQIVNAYQRLGRWGKIKAVLEQMKWLIQQLPDEAFTGPGTIFSRQEWRRWIEWNYGSGVLEESRMSTLAQGTETANDF, from the coding sequence ATGAAGCCGAGATGGCTGAACATTCTTCTGAAGGATCTGAGCGACAAGTGGCAGATCCCCGCGCTGATCGTGGCCCTGGTTCTGACCGGTTTGGGCGTGGTGAAGCTCTTCTCGAGTCAAAAAAAGCTCAGCACGGCGGAATATGCCAGTCTTTGCGAGGAGTTGCTCAGCCGCGGTCGACACTTCGACTCGGCCAAGCTTGGGCTTCATCTGTTGGCGGAACGGGACTTGGAGGAGGACCAGGCACGTCATCTGCACCACCTGGTGGCCCTGGCCCTTTACCGGGGTGAGATGTCGCAGCGGACGCCGCGACCAAAGATTCTGATGCTGGCCCAACAGCACCTGACCGCTTCGGCCGAAGGACGGCCGCTGACTCTCGATGAACTGGTGATCTCGGCGCAGATTGCGGAAGTGTTGGGTCGCTATCGCCTGGCGGTGGACCATCTGAAGATGGCGCTGGAACTCGACGGCTGCGACCGGATCGCTCTGCTGAGTTCGCTGGTCAGGCTCTTTCCCAAGACCGGGCACGGCCTCGACGAAGAATATGATGCGGTCCTGGACGCCTTGCTGGCCGAGCCGCATCTGGCGGGTTCGGAACTGGCTTGGGCGGCGGGCCTGAAGGCGGAGCGGCTCTTTGGGCAGGGCCGATTCGACGAGGCGGTGACGCTGATCCGCGAGGTCCTCTCGCGGGTTACGGAACAGGACGAGCGGGACGAGTTGGAATACGCTCTGGCGTTCGGCGAGTACTCCAAAGGCGATATCGACACCGCGGAGCGTTCGTTACGAAACATCCTGGATCGGCTGGAGACTCGAGGGGATCTGGAGGCCCGGACGACGCTCCTTCTGGGACGGCTTTGTCTGCAGGACGACCGGCCGGAGGAGGCGTTGGCGTTCTTCCACGATGTGATGACGTATCATCCCGGCAGCGAATACGCGTTGGCGGGTCTGGTGGGTCGGGCTGCGGCCCTGGCCCGGGTTCATCGTTTCGAGGCGTCGCGGATGGCCTACGATCAGGCCTTCGCGCTCCTGGCGAAGGTTGGCCACAATCGCCTGATGAATCGCGAGGACGTCGTGGCCTCGATCGCCTCGGTGGCGGGCAAATTGGCCGACGGCGGAAACCTGGAAGAGGCGTTGCCGTTCGCCCAACTGGAATACGATCAGACGGCGGTGGAGGATGAGCGGGTTCGCCACGAGTTGTTGGGTCAAATCGCGGTGTGGCATCGCCAGGTCGCCGAGGATCTCTCGGGCAGACTGGCGAAGGTGGGCTCGCCGGAGCTGGCCGCCGAACTTCGGGAACGGGCCAGCCGGCACTATCGCGAGGCGGCGGATGACTTCATCTCGCTGTCTCACGGCCGCGGAATGGCCGATCGGGCGTCGGCCGACGCCTTGTGGGAGGCGGTGACGTGCTACGACCTGGCCGGCGACGGTTCGATGGCGACCTCGATGCTGGAGTTGTTCGTCGCGTCCTGGCCGGCCGACCCGCACCTGGCCGAAGCCCTGTCCCGGCTGGGGCAGCTCTACCAGGGTCGCGGCGAGCCGGAGAAGGCGATTGAGCAGTATCAGCGTCTGATCGACGAGTATCCTCGGACGCTCCCGGCTCTTCGCGCGATGGTCTTGACGGCCCAGTGCCTCATGACACTGGGACCGGAGCACTACGGCGAGGCGGAGACGCTGCTGCGGACCATGGTGGATGACACGTCGAACCAGCAGCAGTTGGACCCTTCGGCCCTCGAATTCCGTGAGGCCCTGTTCCTGTTGGGCAAGCTCTGCTACTTCCAGGAGAGATACGAGGAGTGCGCGGCGAGGCTGGAGGAGTCGCTTCAGCGTTACCCGGATGATCGGGCCTGTCCGGAGGCGCGGTTCCTGATCGCCCAGTCCTACCGGCGTCTGGCCGAAGAGCACCTGCGGCAGGTGGATCGGACCAACGATCGCGAGCTCAAGTCGCAGTTGCTGCTGAACTGGAAGACGAGTCTGGTCCGGGCCTCCGAGTTGTACCTCGACGCGATGCGTTCGCTGGATTCGCTGGCGGACCTTTCGGACCTCGAGAATACGTATCTGAAGCTGTCCTACCTCTACTACGCCGACTGCCTCTATGACCTGGGCGACTACGATGAGTCGGTCCGGGCCTACAAGCGGGTGGTCGATCACTACGAGCGGGACCAGATCGCCCTGGCCGCCTACCTGCAGATCGTCAACGCCTACCAGCGGCTGGGGCGTTGGGGCAAGATCAAGGCCGTGCTGGAGCAGATGAAGTGGCTGATTCAGCAACTGCCTGACGAGGCATTCACCGGGCCGGGCACGATCTTCTCCCGCCAGGAGTGGCGGCGATGGATCGAGTGGAACTACGGGTCGGGCGTGCTCGAGGAGAGCCGGATGAGCACGCTGGCCCAGGGAACGGAAACGGCAAACGATTTCTAG
- a CDS encoding MerR family transcriptional regulator, with product MSAEQRNEAGGNVGQIIPPKLYRIGEVVQHSGFSRQTIHNYTVMGLIRESRWTDGGHRLYGPEVFETLAEIRRLKSSLPLGQIKRLLASRVQQNAVAG from the coding sequence GTGTCGGCGGAGCAGCGGAACGAGGCAGGCGGGAACGTGGGGCAGATCATCCCGCCCAAGCTCTACCGAATTGGCGAAGTGGTGCAGCATTCGGGCTTCTCCCGTCAGACGATTCACAACTACACCGTCATGGGCCTGATTCGCGAAAGCCGGTGGACCGATGGAGGACATCGGCTGTACGGCCCGGAGGTGTTCGAGACGCTGGCGGAGATCCGGCGGCTCAAGAGCAGTCTTCCTCTCGGGCAGATCAAGCGGCTCCTGGCGAGCCGGGTGCAGCAGAACGCGGTCGCCGGTTGA
- a CDS encoding Gfo/Idh/MocA family oxidoreductase, which translates to MATNPLRLAMLGMVEGNGHPYSWSAIINGRYDAQVMADCGYPVIPQYLAANQNKLGIPGAKVTHVWTDNPAEAPKVAKASFIDQVVSKPTDVIGQVDAVFVATDIGSEHLERAKPFIDAGIPTFIDKPLADNRDDLLMFIDLYRQGKPILSTSCMRYAREVEALKQAKVGQPKLITGFTCKSWARYGIHALEGLYQLTGPGFVSVRDVGQENRHTVMLTHRSGVDSQLWAYYDAFGGFGSYQLIGSEGAAYARFTDTFHAFKRQIEVFIDFIRSGGRHPFPPEQTFEQIAIIAAAIESHKRGGKEIVLADFIPPEHLPR; encoded by the coding sequence ATGGCGACCAACCCATTGCGACTGGCCATGCTCGGCATGGTCGAGGGAAACGGCCACCCCTACTCCTGGTCGGCGATCATCAACGGCCGGTACGATGCCCAGGTAATGGCCGACTGCGGCTACCCGGTGATCCCGCAGTACCTGGCCGCCAACCAGAACAAGCTCGGCATACCCGGAGCCAAGGTCACTCACGTCTGGACCGACAATCCGGCTGAGGCGCCCAAGGTCGCCAAAGCCAGCTTCATCGATCAGGTCGTCTCAAAGCCCACCGACGTGATCGGACAGGTTGACGCCGTCTTTGTCGCCACCGACATCGGCTCCGAGCACCTTGAACGCGCCAAGCCCTTCATCGACGCCGGCATTCCCACCTTCATCGATAAGCCGCTGGCCGACAATCGCGACGATCTCCTGATGTTCATCGACCTTTACCGCCAGGGCAAGCCGATCCTCTCCACCTCGTGCATGCGCTATGCCAGGGAAGTCGAAGCCCTCAAACAGGCCAAGGTCGGCCAGCCGAAGCTGATCACCGGCTTCACCTGCAAGTCCTGGGCCCGCTACGGCATCCACGCCCTCGAAGGGCTCTACCAGCTTACCGGCCCCGGATTCGTCTCGGTCCGCGACGTCGGACAGGAGAACCGCCACACCGTCATGCTGACCCACCGCTCCGGCGTCGACTCGCAGCTCTGGGCCTACTACGACGCCTTCGGCGGCTTCGGCTCGTATCAGCTCATCGGATCCGAAGGCGCCGCCTACGCCAGGTTCACCGACACCTTCCACGCCTTCAAACGTCAGATCGAGGTCTTCATCGACTTCATCCGCAGCGGCGGCCGACATCCGTTCCCGCCCGAGCAGACCTTCGAGCAGATCGCGATCATCGCAGCCGCCATCGAATCGCACAAACGCGGCGGCAAGGAAATTGTGCTCGCCGACTTCATCCCCCCTGAGCATCTGCCCAGGTAA